A section of the Microbulbifer pacificus genome encodes:
- the rpoB gene encoding DNA-directed RNA polymerase subunit beta has product MAYSYTEKKRIRKDFGKLPKVMDVPFLLAIQLDSYRKFTQADTRPDERLDMGLQAAFKSVFPIVSYSGNAALEYVSYTLGKPVFDVKECTLRGVTYACPLRVRVRLIIYDKESANKSIKDIKEQEVYMGEIPLMTENGTFVINGTERVIVSQLHRSPGVFFDHDKGKTHSSGKLLYAARVIPYRGSWLDFEFDPKDLVYVRIDRRRKLPATILLRALGFSSQEMLEMFFETSKFTLNNDTVSLKLIPSRLRGDVASFDIRDGSGKVIVEEGRRITPRHIRQLEKAGVETLEAPVAYANGRVLANDIIDESTGEVAIECNTEITDEVINKLRVLNIKQFETLYTNDLDCGPFVSDTLRADPSRTQLEALVEIYRMMRPGEPPTKESAESLFENLFFSDERYDLSAVGRMKFNRRLGREDETGEGTLSKDDIVDVLKTLIEIRNGRGMVDDIDHLGNRRVRSVGEMAENQFRVGLVRVERAVKERLSMAESEGLMPQDLINAKPVAAAVKEFFGSSQLSQFMDQNNPLSEVTHKRRVSALGPGGLTRERAGFEVRDVHPTHYGRVCPIETPEGPNIGLINSLATYARANHYGFLESPYRKVVDGQLTDHIEYLSAINEANYVIAQASAAVDENGRFTDDLVSVRHQNEFTLKNPDEIQYMDVSARQVVSVAAAMIPFLEHDDANRALMGSNMQRQAVPTLRAEKPLVGTGMERTVARDSGVCVVAKRGGVIERVDASRVVVRVHDSEVEAGDAGVDLYNLTKYTRSNQNTCINQRPIVKTGDVVERGDILADGPSVDLGELALGQNMRIAFMPWNGYNFEDSILVSERVVQDDRFTTIHIQELTCIARDTKLGSEEITADIPNVGESALNKLDESGIVYIGAEVGPGDILVGKVTPKGEAQLTPEEKLLRAIFGEKASDVKDTSLRAPSGTRGTVIDVQVFTRDGLQKDQRSIAIEKAQLDEVRKDLNEEYRIVEGATFERLQAALEGQKVAGGKGVKKGDELTAEVLSALPREDWFKLRMAEDSLNEQLEKAEAQLKERRKLLDEKFEDKKKKLESGDDLAPGVLKIVKVYLAIKRRIQPGDKMAGRHGNKGVISVIKPVEDMPYDENGMPVDVVLNPLGVPSRMNVGQVLEMHLGMAAKGLGAKIDRMIQEQQEVAKVRGFLEEVYNSTGGNKEELDLLSDQEILAMAENLRGGVPMATPVFDGAAESEIKQLLRLADIPDSGQITLHDGRTGDAFERPVTVGYMYMLKLNHLVDDKMHARSTGSYSLVTQQPLGGKAQFGGQRFGEMEVWALEAYGAAYTLQEMLTVKSDDVEGRTKMYKNIVDGDHRMEPGMPESFNVLVKEIRSLGMNFELENE; this is encoded by the coding sequence ATGGCTTACTCATACACTGAGAAAAAACGTATCCGCAAGGATTTTGGCAAACTGCCTAAGGTCATGGACGTGCCTTTCCTGCTTGCGATACAGCTGGACTCGTATCGCAAATTCACTCAGGCCGACACGCGCCCGGATGAGCGCCTGGATATGGGCCTGCAGGCGGCGTTCAAGTCTGTATTTCCGATTGTCAGCTACTCTGGCAACGCCGCGCTCGAGTACGTGAGCTACACCCTCGGCAAGCCGGTATTCGATGTCAAGGAATGTACCCTGCGCGGTGTAACTTATGCGTGCCCGCTGCGCGTGCGTGTGCGCCTGATTATTTACGATAAAGAATCTGCGAATAAGTCCATCAAGGACATCAAAGAGCAGGAAGTGTACATGGGCGAAATTCCGCTCATGACCGAAAACGGTACCTTCGTCATTAACGGTACCGAGCGCGTGATCGTGTCTCAGCTGCACCGTTCCCCGGGTGTGTTCTTCGATCACGACAAGGGCAAGACCCACTCTTCCGGTAAGCTGTTGTACGCCGCGCGCGTGATTCCTTACCGTGGCTCCTGGCTCGACTTCGAGTTTGATCCGAAAGACCTGGTATACGTGCGTATCGACCGTCGCCGCAAACTGCCGGCGACCATCCTGCTGCGCGCCCTGGGCTTCAGCTCCCAGGAAATGCTGGAAATGTTCTTCGAAACCAGCAAGTTCACCCTGAACAACGATACCGTCAGCCTAAAACTGATCCCGTCGCGCCTGCGCGGTGATGTTGCCTCCTTTGACATCCGTGATGGCAGCGGCAAGGTGATTGTTGAGGAAGGACGCCGTATCACTCCGCGTCACATTCGCCAGCTGGAAAAGGCCGGGGTGGAAACCCTGGAGGCGCCGGTTGCCTACGCGAACGGTCGCGTACTGGCCAACGACATCATCGACGAATCCACCGGTGAAGTGGCGATCGAGTGTAATACCGAAATTACCGATGAAGTCATCAACAAGCTGCGTGTCCTGAACATCAAACAGTTCGAGACCCTGTACACCAACGATCTGGACTGCGGTCCGTTCGTATCCGACACCCTGCGTGCCGATCCTTCCCGCACCCAGCTGGAAGCGCTGGTAGAAATCTACCGCATGATGCGCCCGGGCGAGCCGCCGACCAAGGAGTCTGCAGAGTCTCTGTTCGAGAACCTGTTCTTCTCCGACGAGCGCTACGATCTGTCCGCGGTTGGCCGCATGAAGTTCAACCGTCGCCTGGGCCGTGAAGACGAGACCGGCGAGGGCACCCTGAGCAAAGACGACATCGTTGATGTTCTGAAGACCCTGATCGAGATCCGCAACGGTCGCGGCATGGTGGACGATATCGACCACCTGGGTAACCGTCGTGTGCGTTCCGTGGGCGAGATGGCGGAAAACCAGTTCCGCGTCGGCCTGGTGCGTGTAGAGCGCGCGGTGAAAGAGCGTCTGTCCATGGCAGAGTCCGAAGGCCTGATGCCGCAGGATCTGATCAACGCCAAGCCGGTAGCGGCCGCGGTGAAGGAATTCTTTGGTTCCTCCCAGCTGTCCCAGTTTATGGACCAGAACAACCCGCTGTCCGAGGTTACTCACAAGCGCCGTGTATCCGCACTGGGCCCGGGTGGCCTGACCCGCGAGCGCGCGGGCTTCGAAGTGCGCGACGTACACCCGACCCACTACGGCCGCGTGTGTCCGATTGAAACGCCGGAAGGTCCGAACATCGGTCTGATCAACTCTCTGGCTACCTATGCCCGCGCCAACCACTACGGCTTCCTCGAGAGCCCGTACCGCAAAGTGGTGGACGGCCAGTTAACCGATCACATCGAGTATCTGTCTGCGATCAACGAAGCGAACTACGTGATTGCACAGGCGTCCGCTGCGGTGGACGAGAACGGCCGCTTCACCGATGACCTGGTCAGCGTGCGTCACCAGAACGAGTTCACCCTGAAGAACCCGGACGAGATCCAGTACATGGACGTGTCCGCCCGTCAGGTAGTGTCCGTGGCAGCGGCGATGATCCCGTTCCTTGAGCACGATGACGCCAACCGCGCACTCATGGGTTCCAACATGCAGCGTCAGGCGGTTCCGACCCTGCGCGCTGAGAAGCCGCTTGTAGGTACTGGTATGGAGCGCACCGTTGCGCGCGACTCCGGCGTGTGCGTGGTGGCCAAGCGTGGCGGTGTAATCGAGCGCGTGGACGCGAGCCGTGTGGTTGTGCGTGTACACGACAGCGAAGTGGAAGCCGGTGACGCGGGTGTGGATCTGTACAACCTGACCAAGTACACCCGCTCCAACCAGAACACCTGCATCAACCAGCGCCCGATCGTGAAGACCGGCGACGTGGTTGAGCGCGGCGATATCCTGGCCGACGGCCCGTCCGTTGACCTGGGTGAGCTGGCCCTGGGCCAGAACATGCGCATCGCGTTCATGCCGTGGAACGGCTACAACTTCGAGGACTCCATCCTCGTATCCGAGCGCGTGGTGCAGGACGACCGCTTCACCACCATTCACATCCAGGAACTGACCTGTATTGCCCGCGACACCAAGCTGGGCAGTGAGGAAATCACCGCGGATATCCCCAACGTGGGCGAATCTGCGCTAAACAAGCTGGACGAGTCCGGCATCGTGTACATCGGTGCGGAAGTGGGCCCGGGCGACATCCTGGTAGGCAAGGTAACTCCGAAAGGCGAAGCCCAGCTGACCCCGGAAGAAAAACTGCTGCGCGCCATCTTTGGTGAGAAGGCGTCCGACGTTAAAGACACCTCCCTGCGCGCGCCCTCCGGCACCCGCGGTACCGTGATCGACGTCCAGGTGTTCACCCGCGACGGCCTGCAGAAAGACCAGCGCTCCATCGCCATCGAGAAGGCGCAGCTGGACGAAGTGCGCAAGGACCTGAACGAGGAATACCGCATTGTCGAAGGCGCCACCTTTGAGCGTCTGCAGGCAGCGCTGGAAGGCCAGAAGGTAGCCGGCGGCAAGGGCGTCAAGAAAGGTGACGAGCTGACCGCAGAAGTGCTGTCCGCACTGCCGCGTGAAGACTGGTTCAAGCTGCGCATGGCGGAAGACAGCCTGAACGAGCAGCTGGAAAAGGCCGAGGCCCAGCTGAAAGAGCGTCGCAAACTGCTCGACGAGAAGTTTGAAGACAAGAAGAAGAAACTGGAATCCGGCGACGACCTGGCGCCGGGCGTGCTGAAAATCGTCAAGGTTTACCTGGCGATCAAGCGTCGCATCCAGCCCGGTGACAAGATGGCCGGTCGTCACGGTAACAAGGGTGTTATCTCCGTGATCAAGCCGGTGGAAGACATGCCGTACGACGAAAACGGCATGCCGGTCGACGTGGTACTGAACCCGCTGGGTGTTCCGTCCCGTATGAACGTCGGTCAGGTACTGGAAATGCACCTCGGCATGGCGGCCAAGGGCCTCGGTGCCAAGATCGACCGCATGATCCAGGAGCAGCAGGAAGTAGCCAAAGTGCGCGGCTTCCTAGAAGAGGTGTACAACTCCACTGGCGGTAACAAGGAAGAGCTGGACCTGCTGTCTGATCAGGAAATCCTGGCGATGGCCGAGAACCTGCGCGGCGGTGTGCCGATGGCGACTCCGGTGTTCGACGGCGCCGCGGAATCCGAGATCAAGCAGCTGCTGCGTCTGGCGGATATCCCGGATTCCGGCCAGATCACCCTGCACGACGGCCGTACCGGTGATGCCTTCGAGCGTCCGGTAACCGTGGGTTACATGTACATGCTGAAGCTGAACCACCTGGTGGACGACAAGATGCACGCGCGTTCCACCGGTTCCTACAGCCTTGTTACCCAGCAGCCGCTGGGTGGTAAGGCGCAGTTCGGTGGTCAGCGTTTCGGTGAGATGGAGGTGTGGGCACTGGAAGCATACGGTGCCGCTTACACCCTGCAGGAAATGCTCACGGTCAAATCCGATGACGTGGAAGGTCGTACCAAGATGTACAAGAACATCGTGGATGGCGACCACCGCATGGAGCCGGGCATGCCCGAGTCCTTCAACGTACTGGTCAAGGAAATCCGCTCGCTGGGTATGAACTTCGAGCTGGAAAACGAGTAA
- the rplL gene encoding 50S ribosomal protein L7/L12, with protein sequence MSLTKEDIINAIAEMSVKDVVELITAMEEKFGVTAAAAVVAAGPAAEAAEEKDSFDIVLTSAGDKKVNVIKAVRGITGLGLKEAKELVDGAPSTLKEGANKAEAEAAKKELEEAGASVELK encoded by the coding sequence ATGTCTCTGACTAAAGAAGATATCATCAATGCGATCGCCGAGATGTCCGTTAAGGACGTTGTTGAGCTGATCACCGCTATGGAAGAGAAATTCGGCGTAACCGCAGCTGCTGCTGTAGTTGCTGCTGGTCCGGCTGCTGAAGCGGCTGAAGAGAAAGACTCTTTCGACATCGTTCTGACTTCCGCTGGCGACAAGAAAGTAAACGTGATCAAGGCTGTTCGCGGCATCACCGGTCTGGGCCTGAAAGAAGCCAAAGAACTGGTTGACGGCGCTCCGAGCACCCTGAAAGAAGGCGCTAACAAGGCTGAAGCCGAAGCTGCCAAGAAAGAGCTGGAAGAAGCTGGCGCTAGCGTAGAACTGAAGTAA
- the rplJ gene encoding 50S ribosomal protein L10: MAIGLVDKKAIVAEVQQAAVGALSAVVADSRGVTVNDMTALRKEAREHGVWLKVVRNTLARRALAGTEFECLVEKFVGPSIIAFSKEHPGAGARILRDFAKKNDKLELKGAAFEGVATDVQLLASLPTYDEAIAQLMSVLKEASAGKLVRTIAAVRDQKEQQAA; encoded by the coding sequence ATGGCTATTGGACTCGTAGACAAGAAAGCGATTGTCGCGGAAGTCCAGCAGGCTGCTGTGGGCGCCCTGTCAGCGGTTGTTGCGGATTCCCGCGGCGTAACCGTAAATGACATGACCGCCCTGCGCAAAGAGGCTCGCGAACACGGCGTTTGGCTGAAAGTTGTTCGTAATACTCTGGCGCGTCGCGCTCTGGCCGGTACCGAATTCGAATGTCTCGTTGAGAAATTCGTCGGTCCCAGCATCATTGCTTTTTCCAAGGAACACCCGGGTGCCGGTGCGCGCATCCTGCGTGACTTCGCGAAGAAGAATGACAAGCTGGAACTGAAAGGTGCCGCCTTCGAAGGCGTAGCTACTGACGTCCAACTGTTGGCAAGCCTGCCGACTTACGACGAAGCTATCGCCCAGCTGATGAGCGTGTTGAAAGAAGCCTCTGCTGGCAAGCTGGTTCGCACTATTGCGGCCGTTCGCGACCAAAAAGAGCAGCAAGCTGCGTAA
- the rplA gene encoding 50S ribosomal protein L1, with product MAKLTKRQRAIAEKLQSGKAYGIEEAVSLLKEFSNVKFAETVDAAINLGIDPRKSDQAVRGATTLPHGNGKDVRVAVFTQGANAEAAKAAGAELVGMDELAADIKAGNMDFDVVIASPDAMRVVGQLGQILGPRGLMPNPKTGTVTPDVVTAVKNAKAGQVRFRADKGGIIHGGIGKVSFELSALKENLEALVADLKKVKPASAKGVYLKKITLSTTMGPGLTIDQASLDVK from the coding sequence GTGGCCAAATTGACCAAGCGTCAGCGCGCTATCGCTGAAAAACTCCAGTCTGGCAAGGCTTACGGCATCGAAGAAGCTGTATCTCTGCTGAAAGAGTTCTCCAACGTCAAGTTCGCGGAAACCGTTGATGCCGCCATCAACCTGGGTATCGATCCGCGTAAATCCGACCAGGCTGTTCGCGGTGCGACCACTCTGCCCCACGGTAACGGTAAAGACGTGCGCGTAGCCGTATTTACCCAGGGTGCCAACGCTGAAGCTGCCAAGGCAGCCGGCGCTGAGCTGGTGGGTATGGACGAACTGGCTGCCGACATCAAAGCCGGCAACATGGACTTCGACGTAGTCATCGCCTCTCCGGACGCCATGCGCGTTGTCGGTCAGCTGGGTCAGATCCTCGGCCCGCGCGGCCTGATGCCGAACCCGAAAACCGGCACCGTAACCCCGGACGTGGTAACCGCGGTCAAGAATGCCAAGGCTGGTCAGGTGCGTTTCCGCGCTGACAAGGGCGGCATCATCCACGGTGGTATCGGCAAGGTTTCTTTCGAGCTGAGCGCGCTGAAAGAAAACCTGGAAGCTCTGGTTGCGGACCTGAAAAAGGTCAAGCCGGCTTCTGCCAAGGGTGTGTATCTGAAGAAGATCACCCTGAGCACCACCATGGGCCCGGGTCTGACCATCGACCAGGCTTCTCTGGACGTTAAATAA
- the rplK gene encoding 50S ribosomal protein L11: MAKKVEAYIKLQVKAGQANPSPPVGPALGQKGVNIMEFCKAFNAQTQGIEPGLPIPVVISVYGDRSFTFIMKSPPAAVLLRKAAKIKSGSGRPNTEKVGKVTRAQIEEIVEMKKADLTASDLEAAVRTIAGSARSAGIEVEGV; the protein is encoded by the coding sequence ATGGCTAAGAAAGTAGAAGCTTACATCAAGCTGCAAGTTAAGGCCGGTCAGGCCAACCCGAGTCCGCCCGTCGGCCCCGCGCTGGGTCAGAAAGGTGTGAACATCATGGAATTCTGTAAGGCGTTCAACGCCCAGACTCAAGGCATTGAGCCGGGTCTGCCGATTCCTGTTGTGATCTCTGTATACGGCGATCGCTCCTTCACCTTCATCATGAAGTCCCCGCCCGCCGCGGTTCTGCTGCGCAAGGCTGCCAAGATCAAGAGCGGTTCCGGCCGTCCGAACACTGAGAAAGTGGGTAAAGTTACCCGCGCTCAGATCGAAGAGATCGTGGAAATGAAGAAGGCAGACCTGACTGCATCCGACCTGGAAGCAGCTGTGCGTACCATCGCTGGTTCCGCACGCAGTGCCGGTATCGAAGTGGAGGGCGTGTAA
- the nusG gene encoding transcription termination/antitermination protein NusG, which yields MAKHWYVVQAYSGYEKRVASSLKERIELHEMDHLFGEVLVPTEEVVEMRAGQKRKSERKFFPGYVLVEMELNDDTWHLVKETPRVLGFIGGKADKPAPITDREAQAILNRMDDAAEKPKPKTLFEPGEMVRVIDGPFNDFNGVVEEVNYEKSRLRVAVLIFGRSTPVELEFSQVEKG from the coding sequence ATGGCAAAGCATTGGTATGTGGTTCAGGCTTACTCCGGCTATGAGAAGCGCGTTGCGTCTTCCCTGAAGGAGCGCATTGAGCTGCACGAAATGGATCACCTGTTTGGTGAAGTGCTTGTCCCCACGGAAGAAGTGGTGGAAATGCGTGCCGGTCAGAAGCGCAAGAGTGAGCGCAAGTTTTTCCCCGGTTACGTACTGGTGGAAATGGAGCTCAATGACGACACCTGGCACCTGGTGAAGGAAACTCCCCGTGTGCTGGGCTTTATCGGTGGCAAGGCGGACAAGCCGGCACCGATTACCGACCGTGAGGCGCAGGCCATCCTGAATCGTATGGATGACGCTGCAGAGAAGCCCAAGCCCAAAACCCTGTTCGAACCGGGTGAAATGGTGCGGGTTATCGACGGTCCGTTTAACGACTTCAACGGTGTGGTGGAAGAGGTCAACTACGAGAAAAGTCGCCTGCGGGTGGCGGTGTTGATCTTCGGTCGCTCCACACCGGTAGAGCTGGAATTCAGTCAGGTAGAAAAAGGCTGA
- the secE gene encoding preprotein translocase subunit SecE yields MNAKVEAKTFRLDGLKWLLVVLLVGAAVAGNSYYAEIPLLYRVLAIVALCLVAAFVAVQTEKGSSFWNLLREAQNEVRRVVWPTRQEATQTTLIVVVFVLLMAIILWALDSGLGWLASKIIG; encoded by the coding sequence ATGAATGCTAAAGTAGAGGCGAAAACCTTTCGTCTTGACGGCCTGAAGTGGCTGCTGGTGGTGCTGCTTGTTGGTGCCGCTGTAGCGGGCAATTCCTACTACGCCGAAATCCCCCTGTTGTATCGTGTTCTGGCAATTGTTGCGCTCTGCCTTGTGGCGGCGTTTGTTGCTGTGCAAACCGAAAAAGGCAGCTCCTTCTGGAATCTTCTGCGGGAAGCGCAGAATGAAGTGCGTCGGGTAGTATGGCCGACCCGCCAGGAGGCAACCCAGACCACGCTGATCGTGGTGGTGTTTGTGCTGCTGATGGCGATCATTCTGTGGGCGCTGGATTCCGGCCTCGGTTGGCTCGCTTCCAAGATCATTGGCTAA
- the tuf gene encoding elongation factor Tu — MGKEKFERSKPHVNVGTIGHVDHGKTTLTAALTRVCSEVWGGAAVAFDGIDKAPEERERGITISTSHVEYESPIRHYAHVDCPGHADYVKNMITGAAQMDGAILVCSAADGPMPQTREHILLSRQVGVPYIVVFLNKADMVDDEELLELVEMEVRELLDQYEFPGDDTPIVVGSALMALNGEDENGLGTTAVKKLVETLDSYIPEPERAIDKPFLMPIEDVFSISGRGTVVTGRVERGIVKTGDEIAIVGLKDTTTTTCTGVEMFRKLLDEGRAGENIGALLRGTKRDEVERGQVLAKPGSITPHTKFEAEVYVLSKDEGGRHTPFFKGYRPQFYFRTTDVTGACELPEGVEMVMPGDNIQMTVTLIHPIAMEDGLRFAIREGGRTVGAGVVAKIIE; from the coding sequence ATGGGAAAAGAAAAGTTTGAACGTTCCAAGCCCCACGTAAACGTGGGCACCATCGGTCACGTTGACCACGGTAAAACCACTCTGACCGCTGCGCTGACCCGCGTATGTTCCGAAGTGTGGGGCGGCGCTGCCGTTGCTTTCGACGGTATCGACAAGGCTCCGGAAGAGCGTGAGCGTGGTATTACCATCTCTACCTCTCACGTAGAGTACGAGTCCCCGATTCGCCACTACGCGCACGTAGACTGCCCGGGACACGCCGACTACGTTAAGAACATGATCACCGGTGCTGCCCAGATGGACGGCGCGATCCTGGTATGTTCCGCTGCTGACGGCCCCATGCCGCAGACTCGTGAGCACATCCTGCTGTCCCGTCAGGTAGGTGTACCGTACATCGTGGTATTCCTGAACAAAGCCGACATGGTCGACGACGAAGAGCTGCTGGAACTGGTAGAGATGGAAGTTCGCGAACTTCTGGACCAGTACGAGTTCCCGGGCGACGACACCCCGATCGTGGTTGGTTCTGCTCTGATGGCGCTGAACGGCGAAGACGAGAATGGCCTGGGCACCACTGCTGTTAAGAAGCTGGTAGAAACCCTGGACTCTTACATTCCGGAGCCGGAGCGCGCTATCGACAAGCCGTTCCTGATGCCGATCGAAGACGTATTCTCCATCTCTGGTCGCGGTACCGTAGTAACCGGTCGTGTAGAGCGTGGCATCGTTAAGACTGGTGATGAAATTGCCATCGTTGGTCTGAAAGACACCACCACCACTACCTGTACCGGTGTGGAAATGTTCCGCAAGCTGCTGGACGAAGGCCGTGCTGGTGAGAACATCGGCGCCCTGCTGCGCGGCACCAAGCGTGACGAAGTAGAGCGTGGTCAGGTACTGGCCAAGCCGGGTTCCATCACTCCGCACACCAAGTTCGAAGCGGAAGTGTACGTACTGTCCAAGGACGAAGGTGGTCGTCACACCCCGTTCTTCAAAGGCTACCGTCCGCAGTTCTACTTCCGTACCACCGACGTGACTGGTGCGTGTGAGCTGCCGGAAGGCGTTGAGATGGTGATGCCGGGTGACAACATTCAGATGACTGTTACCCTGATCCACCCGATCGCCATGGAAGACGGTCTGCGCTTCGCGATTCGCGAAGGTGGTCGTACCGTTGGTGCTGGCGTTGTTGCCAAGATCATCGAGTAA
- a CDS encoding SPOR domain-containing protein yields MRWIFFLLAAANLGLLAWFVTTDTAPAARVAPQVVEGDAGSIALVSEADSSQLSAPAREVAPPASVTRQKAPVRAAKSTAQLCSLVGPFDEAYQGEEVARRLQALQVPAAMKEIEMQGQMRYWVFLAPLNSSQEAFRKLRELQAAGIDSYVIPKGSLENGISFGIFSEEERARILTNELQGRGFAAQYREEPQTYLERWVVVENTGNGEIADGFWQQLQLDYPEIDRRQNLCSEIREKEIE; encoded by the coding sequence ATGCGCTGGATATTTTTCTTGTTGGCGGCAGCGAATCTCGGCCTGCTTGCCTGGTTTGTCACCACGGACACCGCGCCTGCGGCCAGGGTTGCGCCACAGGTGGTAGAAGGGGATGCCGGCAGTATTGCTCTGGTGAGTGAAGCGGACTCCTCACAATTGAGCGCGCCGGCGCGGGAGGTGGCCCCCCCGGCCAGCGTTACGCGGCAAAAAGCGCCCGTGCGTGCGGCCAAATCCACTGCACAGCTGTGTAGTCTCGTGGGCCCGTTTGACGAGGCCTATCAGGGGGAGGAGGTGGCGCGTCGGCTGCAGGCGCTGCAGGTGCCGGCCGCGATGAAGGAAATCGAGATGCAGGGCCAGATGCGCTACTGGGTTTTCCTGGCCCCACTGAACTCCTCCCAGGAGGCGTTTCGCAAGTTGCGCGAGCTGCAGGCGGCCGGTATCGACAGCTACGTAATCCCCAAGGGGTCACTGGAAAATGGGATTTCCTTTGGCATCTTTTCCGAGGAAGAGCGCGCGCGCATCCTGACCAACGAGCTGCAGGGACGCGGATTCGCCGCGCAATATCGCGAGGAACCGCAGACCTATCTCGAGCGTTGGGTGGTGGTGGAAAACACTGGCAATGGCGAGATTGCCGATGGGTTTTGGCAGCAGCTCCAGCTGGATTACCCGGAAATCGACCGCCGGCAGAACCTGTGCAGTGAAATTCGCGAAAAGGAAATTGAGTGA
- a CDS encoding type III pantothenate kinase, whose translation MILELDQGNTRGKWRLIRATPVAGGETEIVARGVFAPGPWWLEAALPVCWLECAPRRVRVANVAGRDVESAIEARLLRDLGVVAEFARVSAACDGVRCAYAQVEKLGVDRWLAVLAAYRRSPAPALVVDCGSAVTLDLLGGGGEHLGGYIVPGLGLMRRALYSDTDAVKVAESFAPGMSLAPGTNTQDAVNRGLPLMVLGAVDQAFGFLQQQCAATGAAAPRLLLTGGDGALLASLSERPFVLLEDLVMEGLALTNP comes from the coding sequence GTGATTCTCGAGCTGGATCAGGGCAATACCCGGGGCAAGTGGCGGCTGATTCGCGCGACCCCGGTTGCAGGTGGGGAGACGGAGATTGTCGCCCGCGGCGTTTTCGCGCCCGGCCCCTGGTGGCTTGAAGCTGCCCTGCCGGTGTGCTGGCTGGAGTGTGCTCCCCGGCGGGTGCGCGTTGCCAATGTGGCCGGGCGTGATGTCGAGAGCGCAATCGAAGCGCGCCTGCTGCGAGACCTGGGTGTTGTTGCAGAGTTCGCGCGGGTGTCTGCCGCGTGCGATGGTGTTCGCTGTGCCTATGCGCAGGTGGAAAAGCTGGGGGTTGACCGCTGGCTGGCGGTGCTTGCGGCTTACCGGCGCTCACCGGCACCGGCGCTGGTGGTGGACTGTGGCAGCGCGGTAACCCTGGATCTGCTGGGTGGCGGCGGCGAGCATCTGGGGGGGTATATCGTGCCCGGGCTCGGGTTGATGCGCCGGGCGCTCTACAGTGACACCGATGCGGTCAAGGTTGCCGAAAGCTTTGCGCCGGGCATGTCCCTTGCCCCGGGGACAAATACCCAGGATGCGGTCAATCGCGGCCTGCCGCTGATGGTCCTCGGCGCGGTGGACCAGGCATTCGGTTTTCTGCAGCAGCAATGCGCAGCCACCGGCGCTGCGGCGCCCCGGTTGCTGCTGACCGGGGGGGATGGCGCATTACTGGCATCCCTCAGTGAGCGGCCTTTTGTGTTGCTGGAGGACCTGGTGATGGAGGGGTTGGCGCTTACCAATCCCTGA